The DNA region tttcacATGTCTTGTCTATTTGTTAACTCAGATTTTATTTCTCTCTGCAGTTCGGGCATTGATGAGCTTGAGAAGCGGTCGGCAGCTCTCAGAAATCCATGAGCTGAAGACTTCTGAATGAGGCCCATTTTTTCAACTTCATTCATGCTTCCACCTGCATTTTCATCTCTGCAAGGTTTTACACTGTCAATAGTTAAGGCTTTGTAAATGTCATACTAAGATGTTACTATAAACACCAATTTTACAAGCTAAAAGTTACAAGAAGCTGAGTACTACTCAAAAACTTCGACATAATCATGCACAACATGGCTATCACTTAAGCTCCACTTGCCCTTACCTTGAATAGAGAAAAAAGCATCAGCTTTTAGTGATGTTCTAGCATCGACTGGATTTGAGCAAACAAATTCAAAAGCACATCAGAAAGAAAATTCTTACTTAAACAAGTACATAGATTAATTACCAATCTTGGTCTCAAAGGTAACATGTAAAAAACAGTATTTATTACAGCTACTCAAgtcttatatgaaaataaaatttcatgacATAAACTTCCTCTTTCTTGGATTCTAGAACTCGTTAAAATGGCTTGCCTGCCTGAAGCTCCAGCGGTGCCAAAAAAATTGAACGAAAGAAGGAATGCAGATGTAGGAGGTACAGACGGACTCAGGAAATGTGGTCTGAGTGAAATGAAACGTTATGGCGTTGATTAGCTAATATCCCATATACAAAAGAGAGTATAAGTCGTAAGATTCTCCGCTTTGAAGAGTACTCATACATGCTTATGCAATGTATTCTCACATCCATTTACTCATTTCCTGATTGAGAGCATTTCGAAACTTCGAAGTGGATCATCACGATTGCTTCTACCACCTGAAGTGCGGACTAAAGAAGATTGTGTGGAGTCATGTCCAGGTTGGGTCCTTTGAGTGGTAGACAACCTACCACTGCTTGAGATAAATCTGGTAGTGCGGGACTCACTGAATTCACCAGATGAACTTGGCTTACTACTTGAGATAACAGCCTTTCTTGAAGTGCTGCCATATCGAGATGAACTTCGTCCTTTATCAGGATCAGGATTCtgacaataatttaaaaaaaaaaaaccttcatcAAAATGTTAAAACACAATACTAATGGCCTCTCTCTAGAAAACAAAGCAGAAAAAACTACAAATGAGAGAACAACTTGGTGGTTTATTTCAATATTggcaaagggaaaaaaaaagaagagaaaaccaTACTACTGCTTTCAATTCTCTcataaatctataaattttctGAATATAAGATTTAAAGCCTTGGGCTAATTAATTTGCATGCAGgattcagttaaaaaaaataagctTACAAGCAGGGAATCTAGAAACATTGCCTCCTTGTTATTAGCAATCATAAACAGATTTCATTAGAAgccaaactaaaaaaagaagTCTACATATAACAAAACTTGGTAGTAACATGTGCTTCCAAACCTACACAGAATATTATAAGTTCTATGAAATAGAACTGCAGAAGTGATGAAATCATGGGCATTTATTATTGGACCTCTCTAAGGAATCCTCAACTTTCGCTGTCATCCAgtgttttatgaaattattataaacaCCCCTGTAGGCAAGgttgtttataaatattttttatggaaaTCCCTCTCTTATAAGGTAGTTTTGATGATTATAAGGAAGCTTAATAAGATTTATAAGCAGTGGATGACGAGATAATAAGGAACTCTAAGGGAATTCATGATAATTTCCCCTTAATCATATTGAGACTAGGTTTTTTAATATGCAATAGAGACTGTCCAAAAGTACAATATCAAGCATGATATTTAGCTAACTACTGcaggaataaaaaatttaccacaTGCTTGGTTGTAGGCAAGTCCTCTGATGTCTTGTGTCTTGTATGATCACGATGAGGAGTAGCAGATGTATTTTTTCTGGAAAATGCTTCAACTGCACCAGAGAATCTGTCTCGGATCTCTTTCCCAACTGAATGAGACAATAAGATCATGATATTACCATTAAAGATTTTGTTAATGCTTCCATAATTGTTATTTAGGACTCCTAGTACATTGCACAAAAGTCTTTAAACAGTTTTGTTTGACGAATACCccaatttcttattaaaaataagattattattattattattatttttgaaaaagcaAACCTGATATCCTTTCTGGTTTTTCTGCAGATGGTCCTGGAGCTCCAGCCGCCTTCCCACTGATATGCTGAAAAATAGACACGAAGTAAGTAATGTTCCAGAGAGAACAGAAATTCTCACCAACACATTAGCAGGAGCTTACCCTTCCTCTAGAGCTGGAACCAATCTGAGGGTACTTTAAAACAGTCCAATCAAATACATAGTCAAACTGAAACCCTGCACCAAAACcatgtacatatatatgtatatatgtgattaaattaCACCTAGTGCAAAGCTAACTCAATTTCCACTagtaaaatcttatttttattttctactaTGATAGGAAGCTGAAATTGTAtaggaagagaaaatattttaaaaaaggagCCAACAATATAGTCATAAACTACCTTATCTGTGTCTGCAGtgtgtatataaatacataccAGATAAAAGAAGCAAATAAAGAAACCCAAAAGGTAGGCCCATAGCATAACAAATATTGCCCCAAAAATATCTTAATACATAGAATTAAGGTTCATGGATGGGTAAAGATACCTAATAACTTTATAttcaattacaaaattatacctccttccttttcaaatttaacattgtaAACCTTTTGcatattcaaaatgaaaaatacagATGACTCTAGCAGCAAATATAATGATACAGACCAGTTTAGTATAGTGTAAGTCTCTTATAGAAGTTATCTTAGAAGTGAAAAtattgtgaaaaattttaagtatctTGTTGAGTAATAATATACCcgtcatttttatttataggcaaattatacaaaaataatttcttttacagGCAGATGAGGCTGAAgctcaaaaatagaaaatgaaaacatttagaaaagattaaaaaaaacacaGCCATGGTTGGTTGTTCACCTTCTCGAATAAATAAGTCCCGAAAAAGCCTCTTCAAATATGAATAATCTGGTTTGTCCTCAAATCGCAATGATCGACAGTAGTGAAAGTATGAAACAAACTCAGATGGGTATGATTTACAAAGCACCTGTTTGACAACCATAAACAATAAGCAAGGCTGATAGTCAGAACTTGGAATCTAATCCCAGTAACTAATTAGGCCACATGGCCACATATAGACAGCTTACATAAAACAAACTTATAACATATTTTAGCGAAGAGGCCAAAACtttattatgaattaaaaattaaggacAGCTTTTGAAAGGTCGGATTCATGGGTCCAATCCCAGTATGGACATTAAGACACTTCAAGCCTGACCCTGTCTTGTCAGCTCCCATGCCATGCCAAGCTCTTAAAAATTATAGGATCAGGCAACAGCCATCCCTTTGGCAGGGAGTCAAACTTTCAATCAGAATAATCAAATTTCCTCAATGGGTTcaaggtgattttttttttccaaaggaATCTTTATTTTGAGGGAAAATTAGTAAAACACACCTCTATTGGAGTTGACACCTTCTTTTCACTGATCTTATCGTATTTTTGCTTTTTCGTGCCAGCTTTCAGTCCTTGCCAGGGAAGGCTGTGATAAcaatattgtataaataaattacaaatgcAAAAGTATCAAACATCAAGTTCAAAATGTTCAAACATACTGAACCTTCCTCTAAGGAAATACATAAGGACATAACCAAGAGACTCCAAATCATCCCTTCGGCTTTgctctgaaaaaaaaaagtgaacagTAAAATTATGAGGGAGTcctaataaatttgaatctgaTGAAATTTTAAGTCCTGTACTGAGAAGGAAATATATCACTGCACATAAATAACTCACCAACACCAAGATGAGTGTTGACACTTGCATAGCGAGCTGTGCCAGTGAGATTCTTATTTTCCCTGCAGCAAATAATGGAAATAAGGAAGAGAAAGGATTTATGCTATTCAGAAATGCGCCAAAGATTGGCATAAAACATGTGTATACATGCAGatattgaaaatcaaagtaGATGAAAACTAAAATTGCTGCTGGGTAAGAGAAAAGAAACCAATGAATCTTGACCAGACAACTCAAAAAGACCTTGATCTACAATGAATTTggaattaatcaaatcaaaagttTGAATCATGGTTGATAGTATCTAACTTTAACCTCCCTAACTAGGTCCAATGTAATTGCCATCGTTTGACCTTTTGTTGATAGTAACAaaaattcaactttaatttcaaacaaaagaaaaacaatatatatgttcaTTCATCAATTATAAAGTTGTGTTAACCAGTAAACTATTCTTAATTTGATGCAACATTGATGACTAATTTTCCACAGCTTtctatattaaattgaaaaaatcttgAAGCAATGCCTACGAACTAGCTACTTAAGAAAGGGAATGCATAAACAAGAAACAATAAATACGGACCTGTATGGGATGTGCTTGTGAGTCTGAAGATCTCTATACTTTTTTGCAAGGCCATAGTCAATGATATAGACCTGCATTAGGATGACAgagagattattttattaaaagcaGAAGTATAAAGTTTCCTAAAATCTAACTGTAGCATGAACTTTTTTTTAACCACAGATGATTAGTAATCAGAGAGTGAGGACTTGCATCTTCAAAGAATTCTAAAAAATAGACAACTTGCAATCTGATAAGCATGTAAAGGAACTTTAGTTTGCTGAGGTGAACTGAAGCACTTAGGAAAAGTACCTGATTTGCTTTGCGGCCTAGGCCCATTAAGAAGTTATCAGGCTTTATATCACGGTGAAGAAAACCTCTTGAATGCATGTATTCCACTCTATTAATCTGAACATATAGCAAAAACAAGAAACATTTTTTAACTGCTCCCGAATCAGGCTCTGATTAAAGAAGAGTCGCATGTACTTACTAATTGATCAGCTAGCATCAACACTGTTTTCAAAGAAAACTTCCTATTGCAATAGTTGAACAGATCTTCCAAACTCGGACCAAGCAGGTCAATGACCATGATGTTGTAGTCCCCCTCAACACCAAACCACTTGAGATGGGGAATTCCCGCTTCATTATAGAAAACCCAAATTTATGAGAAAACATAATGAGCTTCAAAATATGTAGCTCTATAGGGATGATATCTAATAGAAAATGGAAGACATAGGAAGACAATAAGCTATAATTCTCTAATAGTGACTATTTAGATCTACTGGGAAGTTATTGATGGAGCTTTGActagaaaaatattatgaatctTGGTTCCCATCAGACCTGCCACTGAAGGGTTTTACCCTCCAACCAGGTTCTTTCTTTTCTAGTTATCATAAAAAAGCAAGCTACAAAAAGGTTTTACCTCCCAAGCTAAACAGTCAGCATAAAATAACTTCTGTGTAATTTGAGTGTAAACATACAAGGTGTACATTTATTAGCAGGTGATTTTATACTTTCCTCATTGTCTAGTCAGTATAAACACCTTTCCtgtgatataattgtttgaGAGTGCATGCATGTATTGGCAGTATCAGTGTGTGTGGGTGAACAGGGTGGGGGAGaatgagaagagagagagagagagagagagagagagagagatactTCCTCCTTGAAGAAGCATGTACAATTTTGACTCATAGTGAAGCTGTGGATGCTTGGTCTTCACAGATTCCTGAAATTCATCACCAAATGAGGAAAAAACGAATAATAAGGATCTGCAAGAGAAATAATTAGGTACTAGTACCATGGAACTCTAGGAGAGAAAACGGTTAAGTATAGAGGATTAAcataaaagtttaaacaaaattaagatgCACCATCTAAGAAATCATCAACTTCACAATCATCGTGAATGATGACAGATAATATcagatgaagaaaaataaagttcCAAAAAGTTCAATGAAAGTTTGAAGTAATATCTCCACTGTTCTTGATCTATTCAATATAAAGAAATCTCTAGCATGTGCAATGAATTCTAGAATGGGACCACTATTGCACcctaaaagaaaaggaatttgaacATAGAACCGCTTGATTGGCAAGCAAGGGATGGGTACCCATCCCTTGGGTTCAATTCATCCTTAGTTTTCTTTTTACTACCCAGCTAGATATCTTCAAAAATATCATTGagaaaaagaatatgaaaaCAGATGGCAAtgatcaaaacaaaacatgtcAACTTCTAAGAACACAATACAACATAAACTCCTAAAGCTCACCAGTGacaaaaaatgataatacaAATTTAATCAAGCAAACAAATCAACATCATAATTTTAGAAGGAAAACTAAGCCGTAATCATGAACAGACCCAAACAAAACTTCCTCAATGAAAGCCAGAACAACATTCAAAACTTAGGCCCCAATTCAAATGTCATTAGCCATCCTTCTAATTCTACCGAAGGACAAATCACATACCAGTTTAACAGCAATTTCTTCTCCAGTTTGAATATTTACACCTACAAATCAACCAAGCAGCCAGAAAACACAAAACTTTAATactcaaaaaaggaaaaacctacatttgaaaaaaaaaaaatgaaatcacatTAAGCCATTACCTAAATAGAGTTCTCCGAAAGAGCCACTCCCAATCTTCCTTCCAAGCTTAAACTTGCCTCCAATCACATGGTCCATCTTCAATTTCTCTTCAAAAAACCTCAGAGCAATAGCTCAATCTAGTGGTTTTTGACGGTGATTTTGGCTTGTTTTTAATACCCAGATTTATCGTCGATTTGACGATAATCAACAGATTTTCCAAATTAACACGCCCAAAGGTCAAAAGATCTTCACTTCAATCGATCTTATACCGAATTGATGatcaaatattgaaataaaagcaatttattaacattaaacataaaaGAATAGCCAAAAtgaggataaaattataatgataaaagtaaaaaaacaaataaacagtTTCATTAACTACATTACTTGCAACAACAGCCCCCGAATCTTAAAATcgaaaatcaaaaccctaatttctgGAAGAAATCCAGCCGCATTGACCAGAACCTCAATTGCAGATGcaagtaaaacaaaatttaaaaatgtagGAAAGAAGACAAACCGAAcaacaaaaaatgatttaaattaaaattaaaagataaagagaaaagagaagaaaacaaagaaaatgttgtGAAAGGACAGGAAGGCGTGTTGAAAATAGAGAGGAGAGGTGGAGATGGCCAAACCAAAGGCTTctgtttcatttaattaattaaattataacgtAATTCAGTTTTGAGTGTTTTTCGAAGGGAGTGACGTGGAGGTTGTGCAATGTGCCGCCTAACCTAACCCGTTTGGGCTTTTGTTTCAAAACGTGCGTCCATTTTTGCGTTAGAATTTACCTATTTAACTATTTCTCTGACCCGGTCCACTTGGGCCCATTTCATTTATTACCCGCCTAATTTTACCATAATCAATTAATATCTAACTGCTAACACAGGATTATCCCAATTTGGATGTGACAATTAATTACCTAAATATATATCCTTAATCAgttaatttcttgttttttaacccatttataggtaaaattttcACTAGATCTAACTGAATCCCAAGCTTAATAATTGTAGTGGTGCCATAGGGTGGTGGGAAATTGGGAATATATCTAAAGCTTAAAACTCTGTCGGCCAATTCAATTAGCagttaattaatttagattatggGCTGTAATTGTCTATCTGTAGCCTCATCACATGCATAGAACACCACTCTGTCAATTTTAACATCATAGTTaatcaatagttttaaaatttaacatgcAGAAATGATGCTGACAGTCAGCACTAAAACATGGACAAACTTGTTGCTTAATTatgattaatcattaaatatccCTTTTCCAAGGCTAATCTTTACAACTTAAAGAAACTGCTGGGTTTTTGGGAGCCGGATGAAAACATTAATCAATGGCTGCTATCTTGAGGCATGGGAGGTCCAAGCAGATGCAGTGAACAAACTGGTTTCTTTCCATCCCAGCATGAGTGTGCCTTCTCCTTGGACGAGGCTATAGCCATGAGCCGGAGGGAACATGTTTAGTATAAGTTGTGCCTGAGCCATTGAGTTGCCGCTCATTGGAACCTGCATGAAGCAATTTCTTGCGAGCTCACTTCTCCAATGCCTCAACTTATCTTCTCCACTTCGTGCTGGCCCTCCTATTGCCAGTATGTTGTTTATTTCTCTGTAGAGAAGGCAATGCTCGATTCGATGTCTACCGGGATCATCGCTTGGCAAATAGGCTCCCAGAGAATCAAATAGGGTTGAATAGTAATGGAGAGAGCCCACAAAACGGTCCAAGAAAGATCCACCATGGGAGATTTCTTGCTCTACTAATGTGATTACTCTCGGTGCCAATTCTTCTAGGAGTCTCATTGTTTTCCAATCGGGTCCTGTGGCGTCATATAATGAATGTTGTAACCAATGGACTGCTAGTGCCTCTCCTCGGCGGACTTGTAGCATTGAAGCGTCGACTTCTCCGAATTTTTTGGCGATTGGGTGGAATTCAAATGACATTCCAAGTCGCTTTGCGAAATTGGAAAGTTGTTTGCCTGTTTCAATTAGAATCTCCATTGAAGTGCCCATGCCGGTCATTCGGACTTGTGGAGGGCCATCTATACGTGTGGCGAGGATGTGAAAAAGGGCTGGCCATTGCAGACCTTGCATGATATCAAGGTCTATTATGTGAACCCTATCGCGTCGCTGGAAAGCCTCGAGAATGGCTTGGTTGGAGGTGAAGTGTGCAAATTTGATGAACGGAGAGACATTGTTGAAGACTTGAAAGGCACAGTGAACACTCTTGTGATTAATTAAAGGAGAGCAAATCCCTAGCCATGAATTGATAACCCTACTGGCCATGGCCTTTGCAAAATAGGCAACAACCCTTTCAGCACAAGAAGATCCATAGGGGGAAGTCATTTGGGTGAGCTCAAGTAACATTCTGTGAGCTTCACCAAGATTATCAACTGAAATAGCAACCGCACACTCCAAAAGGAGGGTTATTAGGCTTAACCCTTGTTCATCTAGCCTATTCAACCCTCCACTGCCTGACCCACTTTCGCAAATGTTTGTTTGGTTTCCAAGCTCATTGCTCCATTGAAGCTCTTCACCGCCATTGGCATCAAAATAACTTCTTCTGCTAGTTTTTCTTGGTCTTAAGTCACCCAAAAACGACGAGACAGAATTGTGATGATGATCCTCACACATCATTGAAGGGTGATGAGCTTGCAAGCTCTCAGTGCTAGCATCCGGCAGGTCATCAATGAGCTGCTTGGTGACATGTTCCACCCACTCAGAGAGTTCATTCCTCTCCGAACGATTTTCGATCATTGGCTTTGAGAAGGAATTAGGGGTGGCAGTTGGAAACCCAATAAAGGAATATTCCCATGGTTCATGAGGTTGCATCATATCAAGAGCCCCATGAACTGCTTCAAATCCTCCTTTCATCATTGAAGCAAGCTGTTTGCAAAATTATCGTATCTATATGAGCTCAGAAAAAGTACTCAAGGAGAGCTTGAGATACAAAGAAAGAGCAGAAGGAAGAATATGGCGGTGAGAGGGGAGTTAAGAAGAGGTGGAGGTGGCTTTTAAAGTGCAAGATAACCTCAAAAGATGACTAAAGAAATGACCAAAGAAATGGTCTCGGAAGATAACTAACAGAAATTCATGGAATTTTTTAATGCAAGACCACGGCCGGCATAGCCAGACATGTAGAAGAAGGTGAGTTACTAAAATCCAAGCACACGTCAGTATGGTAGTGATTTTCTGATAATAAACTCAGGTTTTGGGGATTTAAAAAGCAATGAAAAAGATTGAGGTCCCCAAACCTGGTAGCAAAGAGAGAAATATTATTAGCATCATATTGTTTTGAGTAGAATGAGTTAGATGGGGAAAGAACAACTACCCCACCatcaaaattatacaaattagaAATGAAAGTTGGTGACCACGTAAGGTTAAATTGCTAGTTTTATGATTAAAGTAAAGCCTTGAAAACAACAtctatatatatcatatatgaaAGTGGGTCATTCATGTAAGTTATATATGATACAGCAATATTCAGGATCATTAGATTCATGATATCATCAATGTTGATCGTAAGATATATTAAGATGATCAACTAGGGTTGCGTGATTGCATGGTGAAGTTGAAATGATTGATATTCCTAATTTGGAGAATAAGTCAAGATCATTGTTGAAGCTGGAAGCTGAATACATGACAGAGCTCCTCCCAAATCTCAATAAATGGCATGATGTAGTTGTACCAACTCTGTTTTAAGTTGGAACATAAAAAACGATGCGTTTTCCTTTAGTTTTTATGTCTTCACTTCTTTATCAGCAATCACAGATAAGTAAAAGttcaaaattcaagtttaattttggaCTATCTAACCGGTAAAACTGGTCTCTATCATGTTATATATAAGCAAAACATATCTAGGGCATTGAAAAGACCCGCACTGTCACTGCGTACGTATGGATGAAGTATGAGACAGCAAGTTGGCCATCTAATGGCATCCAAACCAAGCAATGGTAAAGTTGCAATCTGCCAAAGTTGCGTGGTCAAATCTTCAGACTGGTCATCCTCCAGTCACAGCTATGGCCTGCTAAGGGTAAATCGCAAGaatgaatattataatatgatgaaTGAAATGAAccattatatttttacttttagcGTTTAGGTTTTAATGAGTGATAAGCCAGTGTCATATATTTGTTTGTCTGCCGATTTTGGAACGAATCTTTCACTGCAAAATTAGTTCAACAATTGAGTGGATTATAAAGCCAAAAGCTGTTTAAAGATTCTGCAAGTTAGATGATAGTGACAGTGGAGAGGCACAATATTTTGACAGATGGCAGTTTTACAGAGTAGTTGCTTGAGGACCCATTCCCATGACTAAGGGGAAGTCAGTAAGTCATCATCAGTTGATCCTATCTTTTAGTTATACTCAAGATTCTACAGAAAGATCCACCTCCATTTTATGCAAAACATAATTCTTGCTGTGATGCCTTTGATTCTATTTTCCATTCAACTCAAAAGCCACATACCCATcaaacaaattcataattaagCACATGTATGTATAAACGTATGAGTGAAATAAGGATCTTTTGTACAACAATTCGGCCCTCACActataaagaacaaaaaaattacactAAATTACATAAGAAAGGAGAACGAGTCAGAGCATTAGATTTCTTTCCCCTGTTTCCATCCTTTGAACCAAAAAAAGGAAGATTAACTCTTATCCACATCAATTCTCTGGTTAGTAGCATGAAAATCCACCACTTTTCTTCAAGGCCTTGAACACTTTGAGCATTCAACCAGACCTCAGATTTCCGGAATGTAAATGGTACCATAAAAAAACCTTCTAAGTTAATTGGAATGTTATTATCTACCAAGTGCTGTGGGCAGGAAGGCCTTCTCTAACTGAAATATTAAGAGATTGGCAGGCTTAATTAAAGGGATtcactctaatttttttaagaacttCTCATTTCGTTGGGCAGCAAATTCATAAAGCTCCCTTGATCAGCTGATTGTTGATCCTTAGTGATTGTCTCTGATGATTCTGATGTCTCCTCCACCTCATTTTCTGCCACAAGTAAGCCCAAggttaaagaaataaaatattttattcacaGATAATTGTTGATGCATGCAAAATATAAAGAATGATAAATCACCCAAAAACCAACATATGTTTTCAGCATATATAGTCAAAAGGTGAGACTACCAAAAAGTGACTTGACGGAGGGCCTACTTGGTTTGGTGCTTTTCTTCAATTCAGCTACAAGTAGATATAATCAAAATCagcaaccaaaaaaattaattgccAAACTAAACAAACTGTTAAACGCAGGACAATGAGTGTTCTGATAAGAAGAAATAATTCTTTGGACTTATGCTTAAGCTACTCGTCAGTAAAGTTTCTCTTCCAAAATCAcacttcttcctcttcttaAATGAGATATCAAAATGAACAATGCAAAGCCTCCGACATATTAACCTGAACCAAGCCTTAACATAATAAAATCATTCCCCCACATATATACAATAAAGGTAAATACCTATCCCAGCCGCTTGATAATCATTGACAATTTCGAAGTTCTTGTAAGTATAGCCCACAAAATTAATGTCCTTTGATGAGAGCATCTGCAAAATAGAGGAAATGTGAAAGACAGTAAAGATACTGATACCATAAAAAAATTGAGGAAAACAGAAGGGTCAATTATACACTTACCTTCCTCCATGGCCCAGACTTTGATGAAGTTTTAGTCTGACTGTCGGACTGAACATAAAAGGAAGCAGCAACCGAAAGAATTGTTAGCAACATGAAATCCCCAAGACACTTGCaaaatcaacacaaattttGACAATAATACCTCatcaaacttttcaaaattttgagtatCTAACTCATCATTGACTTCAGGAAGAAAAGCAGCTTCCATTTGGTATAGCTTATCCCAACTGACACCATCAAACCATGGATGAGCCTGAAAAATTAGGGAGCCACAAAGTCCTCCTTTTTAGCAACTACCCATcggataaatataaaaatccaGAATAAGACACACCATACAGACACCTTTATTTCATCTGTGCCTTTTGATCCTAGTCTCTCGTTGACATCACACAAAAGTTTGCTAATAAGATCTACTGCCTCTGGAGATAAATCTGCTTCCTCAGGAAACTTCAAATGGGTTCTCCAGTTTACTATCTGCATAAAACAGAGCAGGGAAAAGATGTTACTCTGCTAATGAGACTTTTCCTGACACTCTTCTTTGGCAATTTTGAGTTCCTTTTCAATTTTGGGTGGTAGGGGCATATGCACAGTATAGAGGTTTGCAGCActgtaaaaattttcaaaacattaatgCTTCATTGTATGATATTAAAGACCTGGACAAAAATTGTAGTGTGTATCCAACTAGAAAATTTTTAGGAACATAACTATTCAAGGAGTA from Mangifera indica cultivar Alphonso chromosome 8, CATAS_Mindica_2.1, whole genome shotgun sequence includes:
- the LOC123223260 gene encoding casein kinase 1-like protein 6 gives rise to the protein MDHVIGGKFKLGRKIGSGSFGELYLGVNIQTGEEIAVKLESVKTKHPQLHYESKLYMLLQGGTGIPHLKWFGVEGDYNIMVIDLLGPSLEDLFNYCNRKFSLKTVLMLADQLINRVEYMHSRGFLHRDIKPDNFLMGLGRKANQVYIIDYGLAKKYRDLQTHKHIPYRENKNLTGTARYASVNTHLGVEQSRRDDLESLGYVLMYFLRGSLPWQGLKAGTKKQKYDKISEKKVSTPIEVLCKSYPSEFVSYFHYCRSLRFEDKPDYSYLKRLFRDLFIREGFQFDYVFDWTVLKYPQIGSSSRGRHISGKAAGAPGPSAEKPERISVGKEIRDRFSGAVEAFSRKNTSATPHRDHTRHKTSEDLPTTKHVNPDPDKGRSSSRYGSTSRKAVISSSKPSSSGEFSESRTTRFISSSGRLSTTQRTQPGHDSTQSSLVRTSGGRSNRDDPLRSFEMLSIRK
- the LOC123223747 gene encoding protein SCARECROW-like → MMKGGFEAVHGALDMMQPHEPWEYSFIGFPTATPNSFSKPMIENRSERNELSEWVEHVTKQLIDDLPDASTESLQAHHPSMMCEDHHHNSVSSFLGDLRPRKTSRRSYFDANGGEELQWSNELGNQTNICESGSGSGGLNRLDEQGLSLITLLLECAVAISVDNLGEAHRMLLELTQMTSPYGSSCAERVVAYFAKAMASRVINSWLGICSPLINHKSVHCAFQVFNNVSPFIKFAHFTSNQAILEAFQRRDRVHIIDLDIMQGLQWPALFHILATRIDGPPQVRMTGMGTSMEILIETGKQLSNFAKRLGMSFEFHPIAKKFGEVDASMLQVRRGEALAVHWLQHSLYDATGPDWKTMRLLEELAPRVITLVEQEISHGGSFLDRFVGSLHYYSTLFDSLGAYLPSDDPGRHRIEHCLLYREINNILAIGGPARSGEDKLRHWRSELARNCFMQVPMSGNSMAQAQLILNMFPPAHGYSLVQGEGTLMLGWKETSLFTASAWTSHASR